A window of Castor canadensis chromosome 10, mCasCan1.hap1v2, whole genome shotgun sequence contains these coding sequences:
- the Rpl15 gene encoding large ribosomal subunit protein eL15 has translation MGAYKYIQELWRKKQSDVMRFLLRVRCWQYRQLSALHRAPRPTRPDKARRLGYKAKQGYVIYRIRVRRGGRKRPVPKGATYGKPVHHGVNQLKFARSLQSVAEERAGRHCGALRVLNSYWVGEDSTYKFFEVILIDPFHKAIRRNPDTQWITKPVHKHREMRGLTSAGRKSRGLGKGHKFHHTIGGSRRAAWRRRNTLQLHRYR, from the exons ATGGGTGCGTACAAGTACATCCAGGAGCTGTGGAGGAAGAAGCAGTCGGACGTGATGCGCTTTCTGCTGAGGGTGCGCTGCTGGCAGTACCGTCAGCTCTCGGCGCTGCACAGGGCTCCCCGCCCCACCCGGCCCGACAAAGCGCGCCGCCTGGGGTACAAGGCCAAGCAAG GTTATGTCATATACAGGATTCGTGTGCGCCGTGGTGGCCGCAAACGTCCAGTTCCTAAGGGTGCAACTTACGGCAAGCCTGTCCATCATGGTGTCAACCAGCTGAAGTTTGCGCGAAGCCTTCAGTCTGTTGCCGAG GAGCGAGCTGGACGTCACTGTGGGGCTCTGAGAGTCCTGAATTCTTACTGGGTTGGTGAAGATTCCACATACAAATTCTTTGAGGTTATCCTTATTGATCCATTCCATAAGGCTATCAGAAGAAATCCTGACACCCAGTGGATAACCAAACCAGTCCACAAGCACAGGGAGATGCGCGGGCTGACATCTGCAGGCCGCAAGAGTCGTGGCCTTGGAAAGGGCCACAAGTTCCACCATACTATTGGTGGTTCCCGCCGTGCGGCCTGGAGAAGGCGGAATACTCTCCAGCTCCACCGCTACCGCTAA
- the Nkiras1 gene encoding NF-kappa-B inhibitor-interacting Ras-like protein 1 isoform X2: protein MGKGCKVVVCGLLSVGKTAILEQLLYGNHTIGMEDSETMEDVYMASVETDRGVKEQLHLYDTRGLQEGVELPKHYFSFADGFVLVYSVNNLESFQRVELLKKEIDKFKDKKEVAIVVLGNKIDLSEQRQVDAEVAQQWAKSEKVRLWEVTVTDRKTLIEPFTLLASKLSQPQSKSSFPLPGRKNKGNSSSEN from the exons ATGGGAAAAGGCTGCAAGGTTGTGGTTTGTGGACTGTTATCTGTGGGGAAAACTGCAATTTTGGAGCAACTTCTCTATGGAAATCATACTATCG GCATGGAAGATAGTGAAACAATGGAAGATGTGTATATGGCGTCCGTGGAGACAGACCGGGGAGTGAAGGAGCAGTTACACCTGTATGACACACGAGGCCTGCAGGAAGGCGTGGAGCTGCCGAAGCATTACTTCTCGTTCGCCGATGGCTTTGTTCTTGTGTACAGTGTGAATAACCTTGAATCCTTCCAGAGAGtagaacttctgaagaaagaaatagataagttcaaagacaaaaaagag GTGGCAATTGTTGTATTAGGAAACAAAATCGACCTTTCTGAGCAGAGACAAGTGGATGCTGAAGTGGCACAGCAATGGGCGAAAAGCGAGAAAGTGAGACTGTGGGAGGTGACTGTCACAGACCGGAAAACTCTGATCGAACCTTTCACTTTATTAGCTAGTAAACTATCCCAGCCCCAGAGCAAATCCAGCTTCCCTTTGCCTGGGAGGAAAAATAAAGGGAACTCTAGCTCTGAAAACTAA
- the Nkiras1 gene encoding NF-kappa-B inhibitor-interacting Ras-like protein 1 isoform X1, with amino-acid sequence MEIILSGPIRAEWEGGSYEKVSRIALSAASSKGMEDSETMEDVYMASVETDRGVKEQLHLYDTRGLQEGVELPKHYFSFADGFVLVYSVNNLESFQRVELLKKEIDKFKDKKEVAIVVLGNKIDLSEQRQVDAEVAQQWAKSEKVRLWEVTVTDRKTLIEPFTLLASKLSQPQSKSSFPLPGRKNKGNSSSEN; translated from the exons ATGGAAATCATACTATCG GGACCAATAAGAGCAGAGTGGGAAGGGGGTTCTTATGAGAAGGTCTCCAGAATTGCCCTTTCAGCAGCATCTTCAAAGG GCATGGAAGATAGTGAAACAATGGAAGATGTGTATATGGCGTCCGTGGAGACAGACCGGGGAGTGAAGGAGCAGTTACACCTGTATGACACACGAGGCCTGCAGGAAGGCGTGGAGCTGCCGAAGCATTACTTCTCGTTCGCCGATGGCTTTGTTCTTGTGTACAGTGTGAATAACCTTGAATCCTTCCAGAGAGtagaacttctgaagaaagaaatagataagttcaaagacaaaaaagag GTGGCAATTGTTGTATTAGGAAACAAAATCGACCTTTCTGAGCAGAGACAAGTGGATGCTGAAGTGGCACAGCAATGGGCGAAAAGCGAGAAAGTGAGACTGTGGGAGGTGACTGTCACAGACCGGAAAACTCTGATCGAACCTTTCACTTTATTAGCTAGTAAACTATCCCAGCCCCAGAGCAAATCCAGCTTCCCTTTGCCTGGGAGGAAAAATAAAGGGAACTCTAGCTCTGAAAACTAA